In Nitrospira sp., the following are encoded in one genomic region:
- a CDS encoding DUF748 domain-containing protein — translation MRRILRPRVLVGTLVGLSAFYSLVGFVLLPYLIKSYVVPKVSDQINHPVVLREAAFNPFALSIRLTGLEVREQNQTAMLGFEELFVNLRATTLFFQKVAFDEIRLVMPFLAPRVSPEGKMNLMSLVPPQDETTQPPAPPSGEPKRIMPVEIELLEITQGILDYRDDSKPRPVLIDIVPFQIVLRDFSTVPSQGSENAYAFKAEIGKDGKVAWEGTFSLEPVESDGKLSLSGIRLRTLYQAVRDQFQFDVPQGVLGLSASYHFDLRGQAPQATVKDGTVSIQNLAIVERDGIDPVVSVPAFDVEGIQLDLQKQTLDIAKVHSADARFEAWMDPGGIVNFQPLFTPVGEEGGTAEKAVAAKSERAKPGKPWSITVAEVALRNYGAVFEDRTLARPGHVDVDAMNVTVKGIQIPFKKSFPIDLSLKLNETGSIAVKGKVGLAPPAADTELNLKHIEIRPFQPYLDRFLNADVQKGAVDLAGSMHFSKEHANEPLMRFQGNLGVNQLAIADRTDLDNVLTWKALSLNRIALDVEPTAVKLGEIVWQEPSLHMVVDSEGRLNLSRLVVTPPPGDQAAGQKESEGEKTQAKTGDPAPVTIDQVKVGKLAATFQDMSVEPQVRTSLTEFGGTIKGLSSKHLQKADVNLRGKVGRAAPLKIVGKINPLSEDAFTDLKVSLDGVDLTQAGPYIGKYVGYGLSKGKLSLDLKYKVSQKVLEAENLVQVDQLTFGETTNSTDATSLPVPLIVALLKDRKGLIEIDMPIRGDLNDPDFKYGKAVISTLLNLLGKVVASPLALMGKLVPGGSEEDLQVIEFPPGNASLADSELTKLDALAKALDERPGLRLDIKGTTDSTLDVAVLQTMKLQDQLFVMNGGKKPDQEALSPKEEQRLVEKLFAKLPMPDPSATSAQPTVAEMKQQLASAIQISPSELETLAHQRAEAIRHHILEGGKLTEERVAVLDPGVAESGHEKVRTQLSLSAGSQDRPASISDEMP, via the coding sequence ATGCGCCGAATCCTCCGACCGCGAGTCCTGGTAGGGACGTTGGTGGGACTGAGTGCTTTCTACTCGCTTGTTGGATTTGTTCTACTTCCCTATCTGATTAAATCCTACGTCGTTCCCAAGGTCTCGGATCAGATCAATCACCCTGTCGTTCTTCGCGAGGCCGCCTTCAATCCTTTTGCGCTCTCCATTCGACTGACCGGTCTGGAAGTGCGGGAGCAGAACCAAACGGCGATGCTGGGTTTTGAGGAACTGTTTGTGAATCTGCGCGCGACCACGCTGTTCTTTCAAAAAGTCGCGTTCGACGAAATCCGTCTTGTCATGCCGTTCCTGGCGCCCAGGGTGAGCCCTGAGGGGAAGATGAATCTGATGTCGTTGGTTCCACCGCAGGATGAAACTACACAACCACCGGCTCCACCATCGGGGGAACCAAAAAGAATAATGCCGGTGGAGATCGAGCTGCTGGAGATCACTCAAGGCATCCTGGATTACCGCGATGATTCCAAACCAAGGCCGGTCCTGATCGATATTGTCCCCTTTCAGATCGTACTGCGTGACTTCAGTACCGTTCCAAGCCAAGGTAGCGAGAATGCCTATGCCTTCAAGGCCGAAATTGGAAAGGACGGAAAAGTGGCCTGGGAGGGGACCTTCTCGCTGGAGCCGGTAGAGTCCGACGGCAAGTTGAGTTTATCTGGAATCAGGCTGCGGACGTTGTATCAAGCTGTACGCGATCAGTTTCAGTTCGATGTTCCGCAGGGCGTACTGGGCTTATCCGCCTCGTATCACTTTGACCTCCGCGGTCAGGCTCCTCAGGCAACGGTTAAGGATGGAACGGTGTCGATTCAGAATCTCGCTATCGTGGAACGGGATGGGATTGATCCGGTTGTCAGCGTGCCGGCATTTGATGTGGAGGGGATTCAGCTGGATTTGCAAAAGCAGACCCTCGATATCGCTAAGGTGCATTCAGCCGATGCGCGGTTCGAGGCCTGGATGGATCCAGGCGGGATCGTCAATTTCCAACCGCTGTTCACGCCTGTCGGTGAAGAAGGTGGCACAGCGGAAAAGGCCGTAGCCGCAAAGAGCGAGCGAGCCAAGCCCGGCAAGCCTTGGTCGATCACGGTGGCTGAGGTCGCGTTGCGAAACTATGGAGCCGTCTTTGAAGACCGAACCCTTGCACGTCCTGGACATGTGGACGTCGATGCGATGAATGTCACCGTAAAGGGTATTCAGATCCCGTTCAAAAAGTCGTTCCCCATCGACCTGTCGTTGAAGCTGAATGAGACCGGCTCCATCGCTGTGAAGGGGAAGGTCGGACTTGCACCTCCGGCTGCGGATACAGAGCTGAATCTGAAACATATCGAAATCCGCCCCTTCCAACCCTATCTGGATCGGTTCCTGAATGCCGATGTGCAGAAGGGGGCGGTCGATCTCGCCGGATCGATGCATTTCTCCAAGGAACATGCGAACGAACCGTTGATGCGATTTCAAGGAAATCTGGGGGTGAATCAACTGGCGATCGCGGATCGTACAGACCTCGACAATGTTCTCACCTGGAAGGCGTTGAGCCTGAACCGCATCGCGCTGGATGTGGAGCCGACGGCGGTGAAGCTTGGAGAAATTGTCTGGCAAGAGCCGTCCCTCCACATGGTGGTGGATTCCGAAGGCCGACTTAATCTCTCGCGTCTCGTTGTCACACCTCCGCCTGGCGATCAGGCGGCGGGTCAAAAAGAATCTGAGGGGGAGAAAACGCAAGCTAAGACAGGCGATCCTGCGCCGGTTACCATCGACCAGGTCAAGGTAGGCAAATTGGCCGCAACGTTTCAGGATATGTCTGTGGAACCACAGGTGAGAACCAGCCTCACGGAGTTCGGCGGAACCATCAAAGGACTGTCGTCGAAGCACCTGCAGAAAGCCGACGTCAACCTGAGAGGCAAAGTTGGAAGAGCGGCTCCCTTAAAGATAGTCGGAAAGATCAACCCACTGAGCGAAGATGCCTTCACCGATCTCAAAGTGTCCCTTGACGGGGTGGATTTAACGCAGGCCGGGCCGTACATCGGTAAGTATGTGGGCTATGGATTGTCGAAGGGAAAATTGTCGCTCGATTTGAAGTACAAGGTATCGCAAAAAGTGTTGGAAGCGGAAAATCTTGTGCAGGTCGATCAACTGACGTTCGGTGAGACGACGAATAGCACGGACGCCACGTCGCTACCAGTTCCGTTGATTGTGGCGCTCCTCAAAGATCGGAAGGGCCTCATCGAAATCGATATGCCGATTCGCGGCGATCTCAACGATCCGGATTTCAAATATGGGAAAGCGGTCATTTCGACGTTGCTCAATCTGCTTGGCAAGGTCGTCGCTTCGCCGCTTGCGTTAATGGGTAAGCTCGTGCCCGGCGGTAGCGAGGAAGATCTTCAAGTGATCGAATTCCCACCGGGAAACGCCTCGCTGGCGGACAGTGAACTGACAAAGCTCGACGCACTCGCGAAGGCGTTGGATGAGCGACCGGGGCTCCGGCTCGATATCAAGGGAACGACCGATTCGACTCTGGATGTGGCCGTGCTTCAAACGATGAAACTTCAAGATCAGCTTTTTGTAATGAACGGCGGGAAGAAGCCCGATCAAGAAGCGCTGTCGCCGAAAGAGGAGCAACGGCTTGTGGAGAAACTGTTTGCGAAACTCCCCATGCCTGATCCATCAGCCACATCCGCGCAGCCGACGGTGGCGGAAATGAAGCAACAACTCGCGTCGGCCATTCAAATTTCCCCGAGTGAATTGGAGACGCTGGCCCACCAACGCGCTGAGGCGATCCGTCACCATATTCTGGAAGGGGGAAAGCTCACAGAGGAACGAGTCGCTGTTCTCGATCCGGGCGTTGCTGAGTCCGGTCATGAGAAGGTGCGGACTCAGTTGTCGCTCTCTGCCGGGTCGCAGGATCGACCAGCGTCAATCTCTGATGAGATGCCCTGA
- a CDS encoding pentapeptide repeat-containing protein, whose translation MAGADRSHTKLHISKEPMYLMLREGCVKEFNAKKASGEQCDLRGSDLRGLDLRGLDADGLDFSDCYFRQSDLRGLDLSKANLDGASINACKISGALFPKELNASEIELSLLHGTRMRYSAK comes from the coding sequence ATGGCCGGCGCGGACAGATCGCATACAAAACTGCATATCTCAAAGGAGCCGATGTACCTCATGCTGCGTGAAGGCTGCGTCAAGGAGTTCAACGCCAAGAAAGCCTCCGGAGAACAATGTGATCTTCGGGGAAGCGATCTGCGCGGTCTTGACCTTCGCGGCTTGGATGCCGACGGGCTGGATTTCAGCGACTGCTATTTTCGGCAGTCCGATCTCCGAGGCCTCGACTTGAGCAAGGCCAACTTGGATGGAGCCAGTATCAATGCCTGCAAAATTTCCGGCGCTCTCTTCCCCAAGGAACTGAACGCCTCTGAGATTGAGCTGTCTCTTCTCCACGGGACGCGGATGCGGTACAGCGCGAAGTAA
- a CDS encoding patatin-like phospholipase family protein, producing MATQPSYRAGLWLLCSLLSVTLGCEYVRPTMNAPLARWDVNYGYRSTNLPPSKTGSSDSLFIIASFSGGGTRASALSYGVLRELARTPIRWEGRTERLVDELNVITALSGGSFTAAYYALYGDRIFHDFESRFLRKNWEHELRARIFRSPHNWLRLWSPYFGRAHIFSELLDEALFDGHTFGDLVSRHQRPIVFLHASDMATLSRFEFNQRQFDLICSDLNQLPLSVATASSSALPMILSPISMKNYAGQCGFEPPARFTEVRKTTWGRRRATELRSYLDADKRPYVHLLDGGLSDNVGMRSVLETTALVGDLESYFQLLGVKHIKKLVYLMVSAETAPNVNQYTLNEIPDLWRVGSALVDIPINRYSTDTFELMSQAVTQWRAQLHRRPPTASSVFAHDADIYFINVSLMELEDVEEHARLMSIPTNLALTDDQLDHLLSAASKLLRDDKEFQRLLRDLEAEAAAAPLPRRALDHATGENRRSF from the coding sequence ATGGCAACTCAACCCAGTTATCGTGCCGGGCTGTGGCTCCTGTGTAGCCTGTTGAGCGTGACGCTCGGCTGTGAGTATGTGCGTCCAACCATGAATGCGCCGCTTGCCCGATGGGATGTCAACTACGGCTATCGTTCGACCAACCTGCCTCCCTCCAAGACCGGCAGCTCGGACAGCTTGTTTATCATCGCCTCGTTTTCCGGTGGTGGCACAAGGGCCTCGGCACTCTCCTATGGCGTGCTTCGGGAATTGGCTCGGACACCGATCCGATGGGAAGGCAGAACCGAACGACTGGTCGATGAACTGAACGTCATTACGGCTCTCTCGGGCGGGAGCTTCACGGCAGCCTATTATGCGCTCTATGGCGATCGTATTTTCCACGACTTCGAATCCCGCTTTCTCCGAAAGAACTGGGAGCACGAGCTGCGTGCGAGGATTTTTCGCTCGCCCCATAACTGGCTTCGCCTGTGGTCGCCCTACTTCGGTCGCGCACACATCTTTTCTGAACTGTTGGATGAGGCCCTCTTCGACGGCCACACCTTCGGTGACCTGGTTTCACGCCATCAGCGGCCGATCGTCTTTCTCCATGCGTCCGACATGGCCACGCTCTCGCGGTTTGAGTTCAACCAGCGACAGTTCGATCTGATCTGCTCCGACCTGAACCAACTACCGCTTTCCGTGGCGACGGCGTCCTCGAGCGCCCTACCCATGATCCTCAGCCCGATCTCGATGAAGAACTACGCCGGGCAATGCGGTTTTGAGCCCCCGGCCCGCTTTACGGAAGTGCGAAAGACCACGTGGGGCCGCCGGCGGGCAACCGAACTCAGGTCGTACCTGGATGCAGATAAGCGTCCCTATGTCCATCTATTGGATGGCGGACTGTCCGACAATGTCGGCATGCGTAGTGTGCTGGAAACGACGGCACTGGTCGGAGACCTTGAGTCCTACTTCCAACTGCTCGGCGTCAAGCACATCAAAAAGCTCGTCTATCTGATGGTCAGCGCCGAGACTGCCCCGAATGTGAACCAGTATACGTTGAACGAAATTCCGGATCTCTGGCGGGTGGGCAGCGCTCTGGTCGATATTCCGATCAATCGCTATTCCACCGACACATTCGAACTCATGAGCCAGGCCGTGACGCAATGGCGGGCGCAATTACACCGCCGCCCGCCAACCGCTTCGAGCGTGTTCGCGCATGATGCCGACATCTATTTCATCAATGTCAGCCTGATGGAATTGGAGGATGTTGAGGAGCATGCCCGGCTCATGAGCATTCCCACCAACCTCGCATTGACCGATGACCAGCTCGATCATCTCCTGTCGGCGGCGTCCAAGCTCCTCAGAGATGACAAGGAATTTCAGCGACTCCTCCGCGACCTCGAAGCGGAAGCGGCAGCCGCTCCGTTGCCGCGGCGGGCACTGGACCACGCGACCGGTGAGAACCGGCGGTCTTTTTAG
- a CDS encoding peroxiredoxin: MAIRLGDDAPNFTAETTEGTVNFHEWLGNSWGVLFSHPKDYTPVCTTELGTMAKISPEFKKRGVKVMAVSVDPMDSHKGWINDINETQRTTVNYPIIADPDKKVATLYDMIHPNAIDNMTVRSVFIIGPDKKVKLTLTYPASCGRNFDELVRVIDSLQLTSKYKVATPVNWKDGEDCIITPAVSDAEAKDLFPKGFKTVKPYLRYTPQPNR; the protein is encoded by the coding sequence ATGGCTATACGATTGGGCGACGATGCCCCGAACTTTACTGCAGAAACGACCGAAGGGACGGTCAATTTTCACGAGTGGCTGGGTAACAGTTGGGGCGTTCTCTTTTCACATCCCAAGGACTATACCCCGGTTTGTACGACTGAGCTGGGGACGATGGCTAAGATTTCGCCCGAGTTCAAGAAGCGGGGGGTGAAGGTCATGGCGGTCAGCGTTGATCCCATGGATTCGCACAAGGGTTGGATCAACGACATCAACGAAACTCAAAGAACGACGGTGAATTATCCCATCATCGCCGATCCGGACAAGAAGGTCGCCACGCTGTACGATATGATCCATCCCAACGCCATCGACAATATGACGGTGCGCTCGGTCTTTATTATCGGTCCTGACAAGAAGGTCAAGCTCACCTTGACGTATCCCGCCTCCTGCGGCCGGAACTTCGATGAGCTGGTGAGGGTGATCGATTCACTCCAACTGACATCGAAGTACAAGGTCGCTACCCCGGTGAATTGGAAGGACGGCGAAGATTGCATCATCACTCCGGCGGTGAGTGATGCCGAAGCGAAGGATCTCTTCCCCAAGGGATTCAAGACCGTGAAGCCCTATTTGCGCTATACTCCGCAGCCGAATCGGTAA
- a CDS encoding radical SAM protein, producing MACPRILLVIPPLTQLNTPYPSTAYLTGFLQSRGIEAAQADLGIEMALRLFSPEGIRTVFRQLRGREGSLPKEALGMMRNEQTYVKMIGPVIAFLQSKTPEIAARLIRPGVLPQGPRFRGRRKFARSVSVPDRAKQWATFFLEDLADLVQATITPHFALSRYAEHIGRSASSFDQIVTALDEPPSLTDEWLLDAFWEHVNRVNPSLVGLSIPFPGNLYGAFLIAKAIKKYRSDLPVAIGGGYVNTELRRVTDPRVFDYVDFMTFDDGERPLLSLIEHISGSRPRRSLCRTMYRHRDRVVYADDPLSRDFTMNDIGCPTYRGLSLDRYLTILDSTNPMHRLWSEGHWNKLTVAHGCYWKQCTFCDIGLTYIGRYEMTPTERLIQQIEQLVAETGRRGFHFVDEAAPPSALKSLALALLERRIDITWWGNIRFETAFSRDLCRLLSASGCIAVTAGLEAASDRLLDSMKKGITVDQTALVAAGFKEAGILIHAYLMYGCPSETIQETIDSLERVRQLVSADLLQSAFWHRFTVTAHSPVGLDPTAHSVRVLGPEFRGFAENDLLHHDDKGEAPTWLGEGLRRSLLNYLERRGLDLDVRQWFDDEVPRPHVPHTWLRRVLTKRPIDDHSDLERRVVWVGGAVACKQIGKKATVTITGSRQDHSISLREPEARWLERVIRDATPQQAFQTYPHMREAGNSFPGMLSDFNIFLRSPSWKKVRDAGLVLV from the coding sequence ATGGCTTGCCCCCGTATTTTGTTGGTGATTCCTCCCTTGACTCAACTGAATACCCCCTACCCATCCACCGCCTATCTAACTGGGTTTCTTCAGTCTCGTGGAATTGAGGCAGCGCAAGCCGACTTGGGCATCGAGATGGCGTTGCGCCTATTCAGCCCCGAGGGGATCCGAACTGTCTTTCGACAACTTCGCGGCCGGGAGGGTTCCCTCCCCAAGGAAGCCCTCGGCATGATGAGGAACGAACAGACCTACGTGAAAATGATCGGACCGGTCATCGCCTTCTTACAGAGCAAAACTCCTGAAATCGCCGCTCGCTTGATTCGACCAGGAGTGTTGCCCCAGGGCCCGCGATTCCGGGGGCGCCGGAAATTCGCACGTTCTGTATCAGTGCCTGATAGAGCCAAACAATGGGCGACATTCTTCCTCGAAGATCTCGCCGATTTGGTGCAAGCCACCATTACACCGCACTTCGCCTTGAGCCGATACGCAGAACATATCGGGCGCAGCGCCTCATCGTTTGACCAAATCGTGACCGCCTTGGATGAGCCACCGAGTCTGACTGATGAATGGCTCCTGGATGCATTCTGGGAACACGTCAACCGCGTCAACCCATCGCTGGTTGGTCTCTCCATACCGTTTCCAGGTAATCTCTATGGAGCGTTCCTCATTGCTAAGGCGATCAAAAAGTATCGTTCTGATCTGCCTGTGGCCATCGGCGGCGGCTATGTGAACACGGAATTGCGCCGGGTTACCGACCCTCGTGTGTTTGATTATGTCGACTTCATGACGTTCGACGACGGTGAACGGCCCCTCCTCTCCTTAATTGAACATATTTCCGGCTCGCGCCCCCGCAGATCTTTGTGCCGCACGATGTATCGCCATCGCGATCGCGTCGTCTATGCCGATGACCCCTTGTCACGTGACTTCACGATGAACGACATCGGTTGTCCAACCTACCGCGGGCTGTCACTGGATCGTTACCTGACCATTCTCGACAGTACCAATCCAATGCATCGCCTCTGGTCTGAGGGGCATTGGAATAAACTGACCGTGGCACACGGCTGCTATTGGAAACAATGTACGTTCTGCGATATAGGGCTCACCTATATTGGTCGCTACGAGATGACTCCGACCGAGCGGCTCATCCAGCAAATCGAACAACTCGTCGCAGAGACGGGCCGGAGAGGGTTTCACTTCGTTGATGAGGCAGCACCACCATCAGCATTGAAGTCACTGGCCCTTGCCCTCTTGGAGCGACGGATCGATATCACCTGGTGGGGGAACATCCGTTTTGAGACTGCTTTTTCGCGGGACCTTTGCCGCCTTCTCTCCGCCTCCGGTTGTATCGCGGTGACGGCGGGTCTTGAGGCAGCCTCAGACCGGCTCCTGGATAGTATGAAGAAAGGCATTACCGTCGATCAGACCGCGCTGGTCGCCGCCGGGTTCAAAGAAGCCGGCATCCTGATCCATGCCTACCTCATGTATGGTTGTCCATCGGAAACGATTCAGGAAACCATCGACTCACTTGAACGAGTCCGTCAGCTTGTCTCGGCAGATCTCCTTCAATCGGCCTTTTGGCATCGTTTTACCGTCACCGCTCACAGCCCGGTGGGGCTGGATCCCACTGCTCATAGTGTACGGGTTCTCGGGCCGGAATTTCGAGGCTTCGCGGAGAATGACCTCTTGCATCACGATGATAAAGGGGAAGCGCCGACCTGGCTCGGTGAAGGGCTGCGACGATCGCTCCTGAATTACCTTGAACGACGGGGACTCGATCTCGATGTTCGTCAGTGGTTCGATGACGAGGTCCCGCGCCCTCATGTACCTCACACATGGCTGAGACGAGTGCTCACCAAGCGGCCGATCGATGATCATTCAGACTTAGAACGGCGTGTGGTCTGGGTGGGTGGAGCGGTGGCTTGTAAGCAGATCGGAAAGAAGGCAACCGTCACTATCACCGGTTCCAGACAGGATCACAGCATCTCTCTGCGGGAACCAGAAGCCCGGTGGTTGGAGCGAGTGATCAGAGATGCCACCCCGCAACAGGCATTTCAGACCTATCCCCATATGCGGGAGGCCGGTAACTCGTTTCCTGGGATGCTGTCGGACTTCAACATCTTCCTGCGCAGCCCTTCGTGGAAAAAGGTCCGCGACGCGGGCCTCGTGCTTGTATAA
- a CDS encoding flagellar basal body rod C-terminal domain-containing protein, which translates to MISAIHTALSALTAFGKQIEVVAHNVANVNTDGFKKSRTEFVEIPSGGVLPVVEKDDSSGPSVLRDTGGNQTMVELSNVDLGEEVVQKIVAQRSFQANLQTLQTGDTLLGSILDTKK; encoded by the coding sequence ATGATTTCCGCCATCCATACAGCTCTCTCGGCCCTGACTGCCTTCGGCAAGCAGATTGAGGTCGTGGCCCACAATGTTGCCAACGTCAATACCGACGGCTTCAAAAAATCCAGAACAGAGTTCGTCGAAATCCCAAGCGGTGGGGTCCTCCCTGTTGTTGAGAAAGACGACTCATCCGGTCCAAGCGTTCTTCGTGACACAGGCGGCAATCAAACCATGGTTGAGCTCTCGAATGTGGATCTGGGCGAGGAAGTGGTGCAGAAAATCGTGGCTCAACGCAGCTTTCAAGCGAATCTCCAGACCTTGCAAACAGGAGATACCTTACTCGGCAGCATCCTGGATACAAAGAAATAG
- a CDS encoding ATP-binding protein codes for MTVPAAPIPEYPSSGSLAWLSTREDVSLILETSTEAIFITDQEGRILFLNPVAKQLVGRMRDVIGLGFHDLIGCLTPGESEVAQCPFTRMVNTGEHVVIPSQFWNREDGSRFELSLSFWPRMQQSVHVGGLVVVRDVTDAMEIQRDVDRAARLAEDAPNPIVEFDSMGVMLYANTGMLNLMGECGLLEAGIEVMFPPTLSTMLQECLVNNSALLRVEHAVADRVIAWSFFPLKELALVRAYGLDITSDVVLRRAKEAAEESARAKGIFLATMSHELRTPMNGVLGCTQLLKDSSLTDQQRELIETMHRSGEALLALVNDILDFSKIEAGKMTLEVADVNLRALIRDVTTLAEGLAAQKGLTISVKIDADVPEELRGDPIRLRQILFNLVGNAIKFTKHGGVTIAVSLRTKRQESSGTVFLQWSVQDTGIGLTPEQQAQLFKAYVQADLSTARRFGGTGLGLMICRQLVELMGGTITVDSWFGHGSTFVYTTNLLPAIHRDPAVSSLGAGQRGAGEPLEPLRVLVADDNEINQVVACKFLQKLGCQVEVARTGCEAVEAITRTAYDVVLMDCEMPEMDGYEAAREVRRREEGTLNHLPIMALTGHASDEDAQKCRQAGMDKVMTKPLTLSALRANLQELLRHADC; via the coding sequence ATGACGGTTCCTGCCGCACCCATTCCCGAGTATCCTTCCAGTGGTTCGCTGGCTTGGCTGTCGACCCGAGAGGATGTCTCCCTCATTCTCGAGACTTCGACAGAAGCGATCTTTATTACGGACCAAGAAGGTCGAATCCTATTTCTCAATCCTGTCGCCAAACAACTTGTCGGCAGAATGCGAGACGTGATCGGACTGGGGTTTCACGACCTTATTGGATGCCTGACGCCAGGCGAGAGTGAGGTAGCTCAGTGCCCGTTCACTCGGATGGTGAATACCGGCGAGCATGTCGTGATCCCTTCCCAGTTTTGGAATCGAGAGGATGGGAGCCGGTTCGAGTTGTCACTGTCGTTCTGGCCGAGAATGCAGCAAAGCGTACACGTGGGTGGCCTGGTGGTTGTACGCGACGTGACCGACGCGATGGAGATTCAGCGGGATGTCGATCGCGCTGCACGGTTGGCCGAGGATGCGCCGAATCCTATCGTGGAATTTGACTCGATGGGTGTCATGCTCTATGCCAACACCGGTATGCTGAACTTGATGGGAGAATGTGGACTTCTTGAAGCCGGTATCGAAGTGATGTTCCCGCCAACTCTATCAACAATGCTGCAGGAGTGCCTCGTGAACAATTCCGCGCTGTTGCGGGTGGAACATGCCGTGGCGGATCGAGTTATTGCCTGGTCGTTTTTCCCTTTGAAAGAGCTAGCGTTGGTCCGTGCGTATGGACTTGATATCACCTCGGATGTGGTCTTGCGCCGTGCGAAAGAGGCAGCCGAAGAGTCAGCCCGAGCGAAGGGAATCTTTCTCGCCACGATGAGCCATGAGCTTCGGACCCCGATGAACGGGGTGCTGGGATGCACGCAACTCCTCAAGGACTCCTCGCTCACCGATCAGCAGCGGGAGCTGATCGAGACGATGCATCGCTCCGGAGAGGCATTGTTGGCGCTGGTGAACGACATTCTCGACTTTTCAAAGATCGAAGCCGGCAAGATGACTCTGGAGGTGGCCGATGTCAATCTGCGCGCGCTGATCCGCGACGTCACGACATTGGCGGAGGGGTTGGCTGCCCAAAAAGGTCTTACTATTTCGGTGAAGATTGATGCCGATGTTCCGGAAGAGCTTCGAGGCGATCCGATCCGGCTGAGACAGATCCTCTTCAATCTCGTCGGGAATGCGATCAAGTTCACAAAGCATGGAGGGGTCACCATTGCGGTGTCGCTGAGGACGAAACGGCAGGAGAGCTCGGGGACCGTGTTTCTGCAGTGGAGCGTACAAGATACGGGCATCGGGTTGACCCCAGAGCAACAAGCCCAGCTGTTTAAGGCCTATGTACAAGCTGATCTATCGACCGCGAGACGATTTGGGGGAACAGGCCTTGGTCTCATGATCTGTCGTCAACTCGTCGAGTTGATGGGAGGGACCATCACTGTCGACAGCTGGTTCGGTCATGGCAGTACGTTCGTCTATACCACCAACCTCCTTCCGGCCATTCATCGAGATCCCGCAGTATCTTCCCTGGGCGCGGGTCAACGCGGTGCGGGCGAACCGCTGGAGCCGCTGCGTGTCCTGGTCGCGGACGATAATGAAATCAATCAAGTTGTCGCCTGTAAGTTTCTACAAAAGCTTGGCTGTCAGGTCGAAGTTGCCCGTACAGGCTGCGAAGCGGTGGAGGCCATCACCCGAACGGCCTATGACGTCGTATTGATGGACTGTGAGATGCCCGAGATGGATGGTTATGAAGCCGCCAGGGAAGTTCGTCGTCGCGAGGAAGGGACGTTGAACCACCTGCCTATCATGGCCCTTACCGGTCATGCATCCGACGAGGATGCCCAGAAGTGTCGTCAGGCCGGGATGGATAAAGTTATGACCAAGCCGTTGACATTGTCGGCGCTCCGCGCAAATCTCCAGGAGTTGTTACGGCACGCCGATTGTTGA
- a CDS encoding DsbA family protein — protein sequence MNTGSASDRFLLYGDFNCPFCYALHERLHDLSLIDRCEWRGVQHAPQLPRPMKPWSGSLGAELRHEVAMVQRLAPGLPIALPPGKPNTLPAIEQAVGLLREDLRKGMDFVRQTYRAFWCDGRDISDPLILKQLAGEDFAEDSDGQNQVIAQKWETAWHATGQNGVPLLVSPDGDLLVGCVSEEQVRQFFL from the coding sequence ATGAATACCGGTTCCGCTTCCGATCGATTTCTTCTCTATGGCGACTTCAACTGTCCCTTCTGTTACGCGCTGCACGAACGGCTGCACGACTTGAGTTTGATCGACCGGTGTGAGTGGCGTGGAGTACAACACGCACCGCAGTTGCCTCGCCCTATGAAGCCCTGGAGCGGCTCCTTGGGGGCCGAGTTGCGGCACGAGGTCGCGATGGTGCAGCGGTTGGCACCGGGATTGCCGATCGCGTTGCCGCCTGGGAAACCGAATACTCTGCCGGCGATCGAACAGGCGGTTGGGCTCCTACGAGAGGATCTACGGAAGGGGATGGACTTTGTTCGGCAAACCTACCGTGCTTTCTGGTGCGATGGGCGAGACATTTCTGATCCGCTGATTTTGAAGCAGTTGGCGGGAGAAGATTTTGCTGAAGACAGTGATGGGCAGAACCAAGTCATCGCACAGAAGTGGGAAACTGCTTGGCATGCGACAGGTCAAAATGGAGTTCCCCTCCTCGTGTCTCCAGACGGCGATCTGCTCGTCGGTTGTGTATCCGAGGAGCAGGTTCGACAGTTCTTTCTGTAA